One Gemmatimonadota bacterium DNA window includes the following coding sequences:
- a CDS encoding alpha/beta hydrolase gives MSLIRLPLIVTWGLVVLWFLLDVTNLVAGGPFNINWTIPAAAVWLAVICLRAGRGYGGFLSTALLYTAGVRLLIILLAVLGKTAGLDGEYFTWGRNVLFGLVIPHVVLWPVVTFITGTLIWPVLALAMRRRQVSYRGAAMGVVVILLLVFIGLPYLISTLYTGSVGSRRTARDTPADHGLAYEDVSLTTSDGLNLAAWYIPNETGRGTVIYCHGHTNHRGQMLDQAAFLHANGFNGLLLDFRRHGDSEGDLTTFGYYEWRDVQAALRYTVDERGEEGPVILWGVSMGAATALLTAAEEPGIDAVIAESSFYAASETLRSDLSRMFGLPTVPFGFLTSTITELRVGIRINDLDIGRAVSGLDDTSVLLVGGTADRRMPLSNNERLFEQIPGAGKEIYVAEGATHGDIWEMDREAYAEKVLAFLEKSGFVDETR, from the coding sequence ATGTCGCTCATCCGCCTGCCCCTGATCGTTACCTGGGGCCTGGTCGTCCTGTGGTTCCTGCTGGACGTCACGAACCTTGTTGCGGGCGGCCCCTTCAATATCAACTGGACCATCCCGGCCGCCGCCGTATGGCTTGCGGTCATCTGTCTCCGTGCGGGCAGGGGTTACGGCGGGTTTCTTTCCACGGCACTGCTCTATACGGCGGGCGTCCGCCTGCTGATCATCCTGCTGGCGGTACTGGGCAAGACCGCGGGGCTCGATGGCGAGTATTTCACCTGGGGCCGCAACGTCCTCTTCGGCCTGGTCATTCCCCACGTCGTCCTGTGGCCGGTCGTCACCTTCATCACGGGTACGTTGATCTGGCCGGTTCTGGCCCTGGCTATGCGCCGGAGACAGGTCTCCTATCGAGGCGCGGCCATGGGCGTCGTAGTCATCCTTCTGCTCGTCTTCATCGGCCTGCCCTACCTCATTTCGACCCTGTACACCGGCAGCGTGGGTTCCCGCCGCACGGCGAGGGACACCCCCGCGGACCACGGTCTGGCCTACGAGGACGTATCGCTGACCACGTCCGACGGCCTGAACCTGGCCGCCTGGTACATCCCGAACGAGACCGGCCGGGGCACGGTCATCTACTGTCATGGCCACACCAACCACCGGGGCCAGATGCTCGACCAGGCCGCCTTCCTGCACGCAAACGGGTTCAACGGGCTCCTGTTGGACTTCCGCCGCCACGGGGACAGTGAAGGCGATTTGACCACATTCGGCTATTACGAATGGCGCGACGTGCAGGCGGCCCTGCGATACACGGTCGACGAACGGGGCGAGGAGGGTCCGGTCATCCTGTGGGGCGTTTCCATGGGCGCGGCCACCGCGCTGCTCACGGCGGCGGAAGAGCCCGGGATCGACGCCGTCATCGCCGAGAGCAGCTTCTACGCTGCCTCCGAAACGCTTCGCAGCGACCTGAGCCGGATGTTCGGCCTGCCCACGGTGCCCTTCGGGTTTCTGACGAGTACGATTACGGAACTCCGCGTGGGCATCAGGATCAATGACCTGGACATCGGCCGCGCGGTGTCCGGACTGGACGACACGTCCGTGCTCCTGGTGGGCGGCACGGCGGACCGGCGCATGCCGCTTTCGAACAACGAGCGGCTGTTCGAGCAGATACCCGGTGCCGGCAAGGAGATCTACGTGGCCGAAGGGGCGACCCACGGCGACATCTGGGAAATGGACCGGGAGGCCTACGCGGAGAAAGTGCTGGCTTTCCTGGAGAAGTCGGGGTTTGTCGATGAAACCCGCTAG
- a CDS encoding aminotransferase class I/II-fold pyridoxal phosphate-dependent enzyme produces MLNRMKETAGSGLTRRHFLSGALAAGAALTLADRLALAQTMATGGLTAKDIHGIGVEPGLVRMALNENPIGPSPRALEAIAENMFKINRYSFGGGDIYGALAEFDGLELPPPPRFGGTGRMGGGGRFMWQVPFFITAGSGALLSQIALAYLSKGGTEVIEADMGYGDISGDAENYQEAGLDVNIIRTPMKDYKHDLDAMLAAISPKTSVVVITNPNNPTGTLLSFEETEKFVAAVPENVLVVIDEAYIHFVRDPQYRTAASLTRKYDNVIVTRTFSKVFGMPGMRLGYGICSQAIQQKLRFYSTGRANALAYAAGEASLKDRNHYNRSRAVVQHFRDRLEDEFTKMGLEYIPSESNFMMVDLGKPSMNIMREMFQKGVMVTNRRRQQMPTWIRVSSGDERETEVFLNVLKEALGKTS; encoded by the coding sequence ATGTTGAACCGTATGAAGGAGACGGCCGGTTCCGGCCTCACCCGCCGCCATTTTCTCTCGGGAGCACTGGCCGCCGGTGCTGCACTGACGCTGGCCGATCGCCTGGCCCTCGCCCAGACCATGGCTACGGGCGGCCTTACCGCCAAGGACATCCACGGGATCGGCGTCGAGCCGGGTCTCGTCCGCATGGCGCTGAACGAGAACCCCATAGGACCGTCCCCGCGGGCCTTGGAGGCCATCGCCGAAAACATGTTCAAGATCAACCGGTATTCCTTCGGCGGCGGCGACATCTACGGCGCGCTGGCCGAGTTCGACGGTCTGGAATTGCCGCCCCCTCCCAGGTTCGGCGGTACGGGTCGAATGGGCGGTGGCGGGCGTTTCATGTGGCAGGTTCCGTTCTTCATTACGGCGGGATCCGGCGCGCTCCTTTCCCAGATCGCGCTGGCCTATCTGAGCAAGGGCGGCACCGAGGTCATCGAGGCCGATATGGGTTACGGCGACATTTCGGGTGATGCCGAGAACTACCAGGAAGCCGGCCTCGACGTGAACATCATCCGCACGCCCATGAAGGACTACAAACACGACCTGGACGCCATGCTCGCGGCGATCTCGCCGAAGACGTCCGTGGTGGTCATTACCAATCCGAATAACCCGACCGGCACGCTGCTCTCCTTCGAAGAGACCGAGAAGTTCGTGGCCGCCGTGCCCGAGAACGTGCTCGTGGTCATCGACGAGGCCTACATACATTTCGTCAGGGATCCCCAGTACCGGACCGCGGCGTCGCTGACCAGGAAGTACGACAACGTGATCGTCACCCGAACCTTTTCCAAGGTCTTCGGCATGCCGGGCATGCGCCTCGGTTACGGGATCTGCAGCCAGGCCATCCAGCAGAAGCTGCGGTTCTACAGCACGGGCCGGGCCAACGCCCTGGCCTACGCCGCGGGCGAGGCGTCCCTGAAGGACCGGAATCACTACAACCGCTCCCGGGCGGTCGTCCAGCACTTCCGGGACCGGCTGGAAGACGAATTCACGAAGATGGGGCTGGAGTACATCCCGTCCGAAAGCAATTTCATGATGGTCGACCTGGGCAAGCCGTCGATGAACATCATGCGGGAGATGTTCCAGAAGGGCGTCATGGTGACGAACCGGCGCAGGCAACAGATGCCCACGTGGATCCGCGTATCCTCCGGCGACGAGCGGGAAACGGAAGTCTTCCTCAACGTGCTGAAAGAAGCTTTGGGCAAGACCAGCTAG
- a CDS encoding tungsten ABC transporter substrate-binding protein produces the protein MRLGFVSLLLLFVAVFAAFAVFVDAAEAQPRLKLATTTSTDDSGLLDILLPPFEEKQAGGIRVDVIAVGTGKALKLAENGDVDAVLVHAPKLEEAFVAAGFGVDRRNVMYNDFVVVGPSADQAGIAGSERVADAFATIARREALFFSRGDLSGTHLKERAIWDLSGIEPSGDWYVEVGQGMAATLRMADEKRGYVLIDRGTYLALRETVNLRVLVEYDPPLHNPYSIIAVNPERWPHVKYGRARALIDYVTSPEAQAIIGGYRKYGQPLFTPSATDRRREAEEVVN, from the coding sequence ATGCGTCTCGGTTTTGTTTCGCTCCTGTTGCTTTTCGTCGCGGTCTTCGCGGCCTTCGCGGTCTTCGTAGATGCCGCGGAAGCGCAGCCGCGCCTCAAGCTCGCAACGACGACCAGCACCGACGATTCCGGACTGCTGGACATCCTCCTTCCGCCTTTCGAGGAAAAGCAGGCGGGCGGGATCCGGGTGGACGTCATTGCCGTGGGTACGGGCAAGGCACTGAAGCTGGCCGAAAACGGGGACGTGGACGCGGTCCTCGTACACGCGCCGAAGCTGGAGGAGGCCTTCGTGGCCGCCGGCTTCGGGGTGGATCGCCGGAACGTCATGTATAACGATTTCGTCGTCGTCGGGCCGTCTGCCGACCAGGCGGGGATCGCAGGGTCGGAACGGGTCGCAGACGCCTTCGCCACCATCGCGCGGAGGGAAGCGTTGTTCTTCTCGCGGGGCGACCTGTCCGGCACCCACCTGAAGGAACGGGCGATCTGGGACCTTTCCGGGATCGAGCCCTCGGGGGACTGGTACGTGGAAGTGGGCCAGGGCATGGCGGCCACGCTGCGGATGGCGGACGAGAAGCGGGGTTACGTGCTGATCGACCGGGGCACCTACCTGGCCTTGCGGGAAACGGTGAACCTGCGGGTCCTGGTGGAATACGATCCCCCGCTGCACAACCCCTACAGCATCATCGCCGTCAACCCCGAGCGCTGGCCGCACGTCAAGTACGGGCGGGCGCGCGCGCTCATCGACTACGTGACCTCGCCGGAAGCCCAGGCCATCATCGGCGGATACCGGAAATACGGCCAGCCGTTGTTCACGCCGTCCGCGACGGACCGAAGGCGCGAAGCAGAGGAGGTAGTAAATTGA
- a CDS encoding Gfo/Idh/MocA family oxidoreductase, which produces MIRIGILGIGFMGTTHFMAIKHLANAEVGAICTRDERKLSGDWRHIQGNFGGGGGVQDLTGIRTCTDIDEVLGDPDIDLVDVCLPTALHHDVVLRALDAGKDVLVEKPIALRLDEADRMIARAGEAGKTLMVAHVLKFFPEFALLKAAIDDGRYGRLLGLHLKRVISKPLWGEGNWFGDYERTGAAGIDLHIHDTDYLRYLFGMPDSVHADGKTSPNGYLLYLNTQYGYDDRDITVSSQCGAISSAAFEHGYDAYFEEGTLWYNVLSERPVTLYTPDGGRTEPEIDFPEAFEAQLGYAVDALENGTEPDLVSAGAARDALRICHGEAESVKTGKTVRFPD; this is translated from the coding sequence TTGATACGCATCGGCATCCTGGGCATCGGTTTCATGGGGACGACCCACTTCATGGCGATCAAGCACCTGGCCAACGCGGAAGTGGGGGCCATCTGCACCCGTGACGAACGGAAACTGAGCGGCGACTGGCGGCATATCCAGGGCAACTTCGGCGGCGGCGGCGGCGTGCAGGACCTTACCGGCATCCGCACCTGTACCGATATCGACGAGGTGCTGGGCGACCCGGACATCGATCTGGTCGACGTGTGCCTGCCCACTGCCCTGCACCACGACGTCGTCCTGCGCGCGCTGGACGCCGGCAAGGACGTCCTCGTCGAGAAACCCATCGCCCTCCGACTGGACGAGGCGGACCGCATGATCGCCCGGGCGGGGGAAGCCGGAAAGACCCTGATGGTCGCCCACGTGCTGAAGTTCTTCCCCGAGTTCGCCTTACTCAAGGCCGCCATCGACGACGGCCGCTACGGCCGCCTGCTGGGCCTGCACCTCAAGCGGGTCATCTCGAAGCCCCTCTGGGGAGAGGGCAACTGGTTCGGAGACTACGAGCGCACGGGCGCGGCGGGCATCGACCTGCACATCCACGACACCGATTACCTGCGCTACCTCTTCGGCATGCCCGACAGTGTGCACGCCGACGGCAAGACGAGTCCGAACGGTTACTTGCTCTACCTGAACACGCAGTACGGGTACGACGACCGCGACATCACCGTGTCGTCCCAGTGCGGGGCCATCAGTTCGGCCGCCTTCGAACACGGTTACGACGCCTATTTCGAGGAAGGCACGCTCTGGTACAACGTGCTCTCGGAACGGCCGGTCACGCTATACACGCCCGACGGCGGCCGTACCGAACCGGAAATCGACTTTCCCGAGGCCTTCGAGGCCCAGTTGGGATACGCCGTCGACGCCCTGGAAAACGGCACGGAGCCCGACCTGGTCTCGGCCGGCGCAGCCCGCGACGCCCTGCGGATCTGCCACGGAGAGGCCGAATCGGTGAAGACGGGTAAGACCGTGCGGTTCCCGGACTGA
- a CDS encoding alkaline phosphatase family protein → MSISGFSRTGLILSLLLIITPASAAPTNGEPVLQEAAGSAAPTDTPAQSSVPAPTDTPRLAVLIIIDQFRHDYLQRFEDLFVEDGFRRFMDRGAWMQDARFTHVHASTSPGHSVVTSGTYAHKTGMVNNSWYSRSTGVFRPSLVDPESHILGLWPTATGRASTRELVGSSLADELRMATRYRGKAITISLKDYSAMISAGKLGAPYWFEAGLGRITSSSFFMDDLPDWVKRFNDRNIPDQSFGRTWDRLLPEELYLERAGKDVREGEEDNRNSGIVFPHVTKGGLEEPGPRYWNAFKHTPWSTDYQLEFARQAIIEEELGQDDIPDVLVLCLSANDYIGHDFGPFSQESMDATLRTDRQLADFFGFLDERVGRDRTLLVLTADHGAMELPEQLALRGLEAGRVGPEPLTALIEEALDGLHGEDDWVLHVAESGVYLNWEAIDSRGLSRAEVEETAAAAVVTHPGVMQAYTRHRIERKLLPESNLTKTVYHSFHSENSGDIMLISTPFYLLLGEYGSATVGTSHGWPHDYDTHIPIMFHGPWIAPGHYRHSIDAADITPTICNLLRITLPSNRDGRILGEIIK, encoded by the coding sequence ATGTCCATATCCGGATTCTCCAGGACGGGTTTGATCCTGTCGTTGCTGTTGATCATTACGCCTGCTTCAGCGGCACCCACCAACGGCGAACCGGTTCTCCAGGAAGCAGCCGGATCAGCCGCACCGACCGACACGCCCGCGCAGTCGTCGGTTCCCGCGCCGACCGACACGCCCCGGCTCGCGGTGCTGATCATCATCGACCAGTTCCGCCACGACTACCTGCAGCGGTTCGAAGACCTCTTCGTGGAGGACGGATTCCGCCGGTTCATGGACCGCGGCGCGTGGATGCAGGACGCCCGTTTCACGCATGTACACGCCTCCACTTCACCGGGCCACAGCGTGGTCACCTCCGGCACCTACGCCCACAAGACGGGGATGGTCAACAACTCGTGGTACAGCCGGTCCACGGGGGTGTTTCGGCCGTCGCTGGTGGATCCTGAAAGCCACATCCTCGGATTGTGGCCCACCGCGACCGGACGCGCCTCCACACGGGAACTGGTCGGCTCTTCCCTGGCGGATGAACTGCGCATGGCCACGCGCTACCGGGGCAAGGCCATCACGATTTCACTCAAGGACTACAGCGCCATGATCTCCGCCGGGAAACTGGGCGCGCCATACTGGTTTGAAGCGGGCCTGGGCCGGATCACGTCGAGCAGCTTCTTCATGGACGACCTGCCCGACTGGGTCAAGCGCTTCAACGACCGGAACATCCCGGACCAGTCCTTCGGCCGCACATGGGACCGCCTGCTGCCGGAGGAACTTTACCTGGAACGGGCGGGGAAAGACGTCCGGGAGGGCGAGGAGGACAACCGGAACAGCGGGATCGTCTTTCCTCATGTGACGAAAGGTGGCCTGGAGGAACCGGGGCCCCGGTACTGGAACGCCTTCAAGCACACGCCCTGGTCCACCGACTACCAGCTGGAATTCGCGCGGCAGGCGATCATCGAGGAAGAACTGGGGCAGGACGACATCCCGGACGTGCTGGTCCTCTGTCTCTCCGCCAATGACTACATCGGCCACGATTTCGGCCCCTTCAGCCAGGAATCCATGGACGCCACGTTGCGCACGGACCGGCAGCTGGCGGACTTCTTCGGGTTCCTCGACGAACGGGTCGGGCGCGACCGCACCCTCCTGGTCCTTACGGCAGACCACGGCGCCATGGAACTGCCGGAGCAGTTGGCGCTCCGGGGCCTGGAGGCCGGACGGGTCGGACCCGAGCCGCTGACGGCCCTGATAGAGGAAGCCCTGGACGGGCTGCACGGGGAAGACGACTGGGTCCTGCACGTGGCGGAATCGGGCGTGTACCTGAACTGGGAGGCCATCGACAGCCGCGGCCTGAGCCGGGCCGAGGTGGAAGAGACGGCGGCCGCGGCCGTCGTGACCCATCCGGGAGTAATGCAGGCCTATACGCGCCACCGCATCGAACGGAAGCTGCTGCCGGAATCAAACCTCACGAAGACGGTCTATCACAGCTTCCATTCCGAGAACAGCGGCGACATCATGCTCATCTCCACGCCCTTCTACCTGCTACTGGGCGAGTACGGGTCGGCCACGGTGGGCACCTCCCACGGATGGCCCCACGACTACGATACGCACATTCCGATCATGTTCCACGGCCCTTGGATCGCGCCCGGCCACTACCGGCACTCCATCGACGCGGCGGACATCACGCCGACGATCTGCAACCTGCTGCGGATCACCCTGCCGTCGAACCGCGACGGACGCATACTGGGCGAGATCATCAAGTAG
- the ppk2 gene encoding polyphosphate kinase 2 — protein MRRPGTGGTRVNKIDGNHPETQEKKTKKKLKQKHYEKELARLQVELSKLQEWVVDHGLKVVVIFEGRDAAGKGGTISRIIARLNPRVCRVAALAKPTDREQSQWYFQRYVTHLPSAGEIVLFDRSWYNRAGVDRVMGFCTEEEYREFLRSCPEFERMLVRSDIHVIKYWFSVSAKEQARRFKNRIKDPLKSWKFSDMDLQSYMKWDEYSHAKDEMMNYTDIKQAPWYVVPSDSKRRARLNCITHLLSLFPYDKDPPTSKIDLPDRDTDSGYVRPPMDDQRFIPEVY, from the coding sequence CTGAGGAGACCCGGTACAGGAGGAACGCGCGTGAATAAAATCGACGGGAATCATCCTGAGACCCAGGAAAAGAAAACGAAGAAGAAACTTAAGCAGAAACACTACGAGAAGGAACTGGCCCGGCTGCAGGTCGAGTTGTCCAAGCTTCAGGAATGGGTGGTCGACCATGGCCTGAAGGTGGTGGTCATCTTCGAGGGCCGCGACGCGGCCGGCAAGGGCGGCACCATCTCTCGCATCATCGCGCGGCTCAATCCCCGCGTCTGTCGCGTGGCCGCCCTGGCCAAGCCGACGGACCGGGAACAGTCGCAGTGGTACTTTCAGCGGTACGTCACGCACCTGCCTTCGGCCGGCGAGATCGTCCTCTTCGACCGCAGCTGGTACAACCGCGCGGGCGTCGACCGAGTAATGGGGTTCTGCACGGAGGAGGAGTACCGCGAGTTCCTGCGGTCCTGCCCCGAGTTCGAACGCATGCTCGTCCGCTCCGACATCCACGTGATCAAGTACTGGTTCTCAGTGAGCGCGAAGGAGCAGGCACGGCGGTTCAAGAACCGGATCAAGGATCCCCTTAAAAGCTGGAAGTTCAGCGATATGGACCTGCAGTCCTACATGAAGTGGGACGAGTATTCGCACGCCAAGGACGAGATGATGAACTACACCGACATCAAGCAGGCGCCGTGGTACGTCGTGCCGTCGGACAGCAAGCGCCGCGCGCGCCTGAACTGCATCACCCACCTGCTCAGCCTCTTCCCCTACGACAAGGATCCTCCTACGTCGAAAATCGATCTGCCGGACCGCGATACCGACTCCGGTTACGTCCGCCCTCCCATGGACGACCAGCGGTTCATCCCCGAAGTGTACTGA
- a CDS encoding peptidase M14, with protein sequence MNRVHPRALSAVYLFAFGLICTLVPGNVRAQDLPFAMEVRVPGVESYDPAIPRPESVIGHTVGDTHTRSHLVAAYYRAVAEASDRVVVSRHGATYEGRHLYHAVVTSPANHGRLEEIRMANHQLSDAPGEVSDAMIETMPVVVHMGYGVHGNEASGPEAAMLVLYHLAAGSGPAVDGLLDRAVIILDPNYNPDGRDRFVNWVNANRGRVATRDGQDREHVEPWPGGRTNHYWFDLNRDWLVAQHPSSKGRVGLFHHWRAQVLTDVHEMGSNATYFFQPGIPSRNNPNTPERTFELTAALAEHHAEWLDRHGALYYSRETFDDFFYGKGSTFPDVNGAIGILFEQASSRALERVTNDGVLTFPFTIRNQVATSMSTLAGSLALRTELLTHQRDFYASALEAARRNPVKAYVLDLGGTRTRTQALLQMLLRHRIRVYELARTVQAGERTLPAGRTAGSGERSFRAGESVIIPMDQPQTRLIKASMEQVTTFTDSLFYDVSAWTLPLAMGVPSGELRSYSDDLAGAEITEAAFDGGELIGGHGSYAYLMEWDRYFAPRALYRLQDAGLRPRLARQPFSVAVDGPGVPGSTERTFDRGTIIIPVAQRDAASTVTAAQVRALIDRIVAEDHVIVHGTDTGLTPTGGDLGGPTSPVLVKPEIALLSGPGTRAYEVGETWHLLNERFGIPVSLVDADGFSDLDLDRYTTLVMVMGNYDLDTEDMNRLRWWVQEGGILIAWKSAARWLIGNEVIDEGLRFARPDSVDIPYELVSSTRGAQRIGGAIFAAALDTTHPLAFGYGDQAPLFRNHEIFFEPSATPGATVARYTSSPLLAGYISPKRHGELADSAALIARRQGAGAVVLFADNPNFRAFWYGTNGLFLNAVFFGGAF encoded by the coding sequence ATGAACCGTGTCCACCCTCGCGCGTTGTCCGCAGTCTACCTCTTCGCCTTCGGCCTGATCTGTACCCTCGTCCCCGGAAACGTCCGGGCGCAGGACCTTCCGTTCGCCATGGAGGTCCGCGTGCCCGGCGTCGAATCCTACGACCCGGCCATCCCCCGTCCCGAATCGGTCATCGGCCACACGGTCGGCGACACGCACACGCGGTCCCACCTGGTGGCCGCCTACTACCGGGCGGTGGCCGAAGCCTCGGACCGCGTCGTGGTAAGCCGCCATGGCGCTACCTACGAAGGACGCCATCTGTACCACGCCGTGGTGACGTCGCCGGCCAACCATGGGCGTCTGGAAGAAATCCGGATGGCCAACCACCAACTGTCCGACGCGCCCGGCGAGGTGTCGGACGCCATGATCGAGACCATGCCCGTCGTCGTCCACATGGGTTACGGGGTGCACGGCAACGAGGCCAGCGGACCCGAGGCGGCCATGCTGGTGCTCTACCACCTGGCCGCGGGCAGCGGGCCGGCCGTGGACGGCCTGCTGGACCGCGCCGTGATCATCTTGGACCCCAACTACAACCCGGACGGGCGGGACCGTTTCGTCAACTGGGTCAATGCCAACCGGGGCCGCGTCGCCACGCGGGACGGACAGGACCGGGAGCACGTGGAACCGTGGCCGGGCGGGCGGACCAACCACTACTGGTTCGACCTGAACCGGGACTGGCTCGTGGCGCAGCACCCTTCATCGAAGGGCCGGGTGGGCCTGTTCCACCACTGGCGCGCCCAGGTGCTGACCGACGTGCACGAAATGGGCAGCAACGCGACCTATTTCTTCCAGCCCGGCATCCCGAGCCGAAACAACCCGAACACGCCGGAACGGACCTTCGAACTGACGGCGGCGCTCGCGGAGCACCACGCCGAGTGGCTCGACCGCCACGGTGCGCTGTACTACTCCCGGGAGACCTTCGACGACTTCTTTTACGGCAAGGGCTCCACCTTTCCGGACGTGAACGGAGCCATCGGCATCCTCTTCGAGCAGGCCTCGTCCCGGGCGCTGGAGCGGGTGACGAACGACGGAGTCCTGACCTTCCCCTTCACGATCCGCAACCAGGTCGCCACCTCCATGTCGACCCTGGCCGGCAGCCTGGCCCTGAGGACGGAGTTGCTCACCCACCAGCGCGATTTCTATGCGTCGGCGCTGGAGGCGGCGCGGCGCAACCCCGTCAAGGCCTATGTCCTCGATCTCGGCGGAACGCGCACGCGTACGCAGGCCCTCCTGCAGATGCTGCTGCGCCACCGCATCCGCGTCTACGAGCTCGCGCGGACCGTGCAGGCCGGCGAACGTACCTTGCCGGCCGGGCGGACCGCGGGTTCCGGCGAACGGTCCTTCCGCGCCGGCGAGTCGGTCATCATCCCCATGGACCAGCCGCAGACGCGGTTGATCAAGGCCTCGATGGAACAGGTCACGACCTTCACGGACTCCCTCTTCTACGACGTCTCGGCCTGGACCCTGCCCCTGGCCATGGGCGTTCCGAGCGGTGAACTGCGCAGTTACTCCGACGACCTGGCCGGCGCGGAGATCACCGAAGCCGCCTTCGACGGCGGCGAGCTGATCGGCGGCCACGGGTCCTATGCCTACCTGATGGAATGGGACCGCTACTTCGCGCCGCGTGCGCTCTACCGGCTCCAGGACGCGGGCCTCCGGCCCCGGCTGGCCAGGCAGCCCTTTTCGGTGGCCGTGGACGGCCCGGGCGTTCCCGGCAGTACTGAACGGACCTTCGACCGGGGCACGATCATCATCCCCGTCGCCCAGCGCGACGCCGCGTCCACCGTAACCGCCGCACAGGTGCGGGCGCTCATCGACCGGATCGTGGCGGAAGACCACGTCATCGTCCACGGCACGGATACGGGTCTGACGCCCACGGGCGGCGACCTGGGCGGCCCGACCTCCCCGGTGCTGGTCAAGCCGGAGATCGCGCTGCTCTCGGGTCCCGGTACCCGGGCCTACGAGGTCGGCGAGACCTGGCACCTGCTGAACGAGCGGTTCGGCATTCCCGTCTCCCTGGTCGACGCCGACGGGTTCTCGGACCTTGACCTGGACCGTTACACGACACTGGTCATGGTCATGGGCAACTACGACCTGGATACGGAGGACATGAACCGGCTCAGGTGGTGGGTGCAGGAGGGCGGCATCCTCATCGCCTGGAAGAGCGCCGCCCGGTGGCTCATCGGCAATGAAGTGATCGACGAAGGCCTGAGATTCGCCCGGCCCGATTCCGTAGATATTCCCTATGAGCTGGTATCGTCCACGCGGGGGGCACAGCGGATCGGCGGCGCCATATTCGCGGCCGCGCTCGACACCACCCACCCGCTGGCCTTCGGTTACGGCGATCAGGCGCCGCTCTTCCGCAACCACGAGATCTTCTTCGAACCTTCCGCCACGCCCGGGGCCACGGTGGCCCGGTACACGTCGTCTCCGCTGCTGGCCGGCTACATCTCACCGAAGCGTCACGGCGAACTGGCGGATTCCGCCGCGTTGATCGCCCGGAGGCAGGGCGCCGGCGCCGTCGTGCTTTTCGCCGACAATCCCAATTTCCGGGCCTTCTGGTACGGTACGAACGGTCTGTTCCTGAACGCCGTCTTCTTCGGGGGTGCGTTTTAG
- a CDS encoding starvation-sensing protein RspA, translating to MPVTITDVKTILTQPAGSRLIVVKILTSEPGLYGLGCATFTQRFRAVHAAIEHHLKPFLIGKDVDDIEDLWQTAMVNGYWRNGPVLNNAISGMDQALWDIKGKRAGMPVYQLLGGKCREAADTYVHADGRSPEEVAENVLKYMDQDYRHVRCQIGGYGGRKPRVTPPEGAKPGDYFDPRSYMRRTVKMFEHLRAAVGDEVELLHDVHERLTPADAIVFAKQVEPFNLFFLEDPLAPEDNEWFRRMRQTSTTPIAMGELFNNPAEWLPLIEGRLIDFLRMHISQMGGITPARNVAAMAAMYGIRTAWHGPGDVSPVGHAANLHLDLWAPNFGIQEWCRFSDLVYEIFPGTPEVRGGYMYPNDRPGLGVELNEELAARYPCQDEIINWTQARTPDGGPARP from the coding sequence ATGCCCGTAACCATCACCGACGTGAAGACCATCCTGACCCAGCCCGCCGGGTCGCGCCTGATCGTCGTGAAGATCCTGACGTCGGAGCCCGGCCTGTACGGCCTGGGTTGCGCCACCTTCACCCAGCGGTTCCGGGCCGTCCACGCGGCCATCGAACACCACCTTAAGCCCTTCCTCATCGGCAAGGACGTGGACGATATCGAAGACCTGTGGCAGACGGCCATGGTGAACGGCTACTGGCGCAACGGACCGGTCCTGAACAACGCGATCTCCGGCATGGACCAGGCCCTGTGGGACATCAAGGGCAAGCGCGCGGGCATGCCCGTGTACCAGCTTCTCGGCGGCAAGTGCCGGGAGGCGGCGGACACCTACGTCCACGCCGACGGCAGGTCACCCGAAGAAGTGGCGGAGAACGTACTGAAATACATGGACCAGGACTACCGGCACGTACGCTGCCAGATCGGCGGATACGGGGGCCGAAAGCCGCGGGTCACCCCGCCCGAAGGCGCGAAGCCCGGGGATTATTTCGATCCGCGGAGTTACATGCGCCGCACGGTGAAGATGTTCGAACACCTGCGCGCGGCCGTGGGCGACGAGGTGGAACTGCTCCACGACGTGCACGAGCGGCTCACGCCCGCCGACGCCATCGTCTTCGCGAAGCAGGTCGAACCTTTCAACCTGTTCTTCCTCGAAGACCCCCTGGCGCCCGAGGACAACGAATGGTTCCGCCGCATGCGCCAGACCTCGACGACGCCCATCGCCATGGGGGAACTCTTCAACAATCCCGCCGAATGGCTGCCCCTGATCGAGGGACGGCTCATCGACTTCCTGCGCATGCACATCAGCCAGATGGGCGGCATCACGCCGGCACGGAACGTCGCGGCCATGGCCGCCATGTACGGCATCCGCACGGCCTGGCACGGTCCGGGCGACGTCTCGCCGGTGGGCCACGCCGCCAACCTGCACCTCGACCTGTGGGCACCGAATTTCGGCATCCAGGAATGGTGCCGCTTCAGCGACCTGGTCTACGAGATCTTCCCCGGCACACCCGAAGTGCGCGGCGGCTACATGTATCCCAACGACCGCCCGGGGCTGGGCGTCGAATTGAACGAGGAACTGGCAGCCCGCTATCCCTGCCAGGACGAAATCATCAACTGGACCCAGGCCCGGACGCCCGACGGAGGCCCCGCCCGGCCGTGA